GAGAGAGAGGCAGGGCAGGAAGGCTGGggcctgggcagcgtttcatGACCATGTCCTCAGCACACCTGCCAGAGGACTCCAGAACCAGGATGGAGGCCCGGGCAGGCTGGGGCGCAGAGTCCCTGCTTTGGACACAACATGAGGCACCTGGTGGTCTGAGGTTGGGGGCTTGCCCATGAAGACTGTTCCTGCCTATAAAGGAAAGTTTGTTCTCAGTCCCTGCAACAGGTGTGGGCTATCACAGAGCAGGGCGTCCCTTCGGTCCATGCTTACTTTACCTGTAACTGTGGCTGAGCATCTCACCTGAACTGGGAAGCTTGTGCTTCACAATGGAACTGGCCGTGAGGTACATGTTGGGAGTTAGTGGGCCTTCCTCCATGGACACAGGACAAGCAGCCTTTATGGGGACAGCCCTGCCCCTCTGCTCCTGTCTGCATGCTAAGACCTCCACCCATCAGTGGCCCCTTCTTGTCAGATGCTTTCACACCTCTCCCAAGAGGGGCAGTCCCTCAGGCTCCACGTCCCCTCCACCCCTCTGACTGCCCCTCCCAGCTTGGGAAAGTGTGGGCATACCGAGTTCAGAGAGTGCCTGAGGTGTCTTGTCACGTAGCATTTTGGAGGACAAGGACCCAGCAGCCACCACACATGGGGACACTGCTGCCCTGCGCCCCTGGGACACCCCTGCACGAGCTCTTGTCCTTGTGTCACTCCACcccagcagagcattaaaccaagcttGGGGCCCTTCTGCATGTAGGGTTCCGTGTGACTGCATAGGTAGGGTCCCGTGAAGCCAGCTGTGATCCTGGTTCCCTTTCAGGAGATGCTGATTCGCTCATGGACACACAACCTGTGCGTGCCAACGCCATACCTGCTTTTATCACTGCTCAGGACTTACCTACGGGCTTATCCTTGCAATCACAGAACTAGGCAGAAAGTCTTCTAAAAGCCATATAAACTTCTCATGGTTAAAGATGACTCCCCAATCTTTAATAAGATCTTCAGCAGTGGATCTGACGTTGACTTTGCTCATAAGAATATCCTGAGAGGGTTCCCAAGGCTTCCAGTCCATCAGCTAGGGGGCAGAAGACACAGCACTTCCCCTGGGCTTCGGGATCCCTCCACCTGTCCCCACCTCCCTGCCTCTGACCATGCCTACTCATGGTGCCAAACCTGGTGGTGTGTTGGAGAGGGATTTACCCGTGGTGACCGGAGGATTCGGGTCATCATCGCCACCTGAGTCAGGCCCACCGTGGCTGTGTGTGCCCCTGTGAGGCAGCCGCATCCTGGCTTCTCCTTTTTTCCTGACGGTGCACAAATCTGTGGGTGTACAGTGAGTTCAGATGTTTCCTGCAGCTTCCTTCCCCCCGTTTTTGCTTAATGCCCATTGTAGGCTCTAGATCGTCTTCACAGGCCGTGGAGACACATGCGGGACAATCCTACAAGCTGGAAGGATTCCTTGTGCTGGAAAGGTGTTGCAGGGCACAGAACGTGAGGTGCATATGTGGCCGGTGTGGGTTTCTGCCTGGTCCCTTCCAGAGGACACAGAGGTGCAAGTCATAAAGGTTGCCACAAAGCAGGAACAATTTAACACCACTGAAATCAAGACGTTTTTACAAGTTTCTTATATGAGTGTTTGTCAGATGATAATTCACTCCTAAGATTTAACTGGCACGTGAGAAGTGAGTTCTGGGCAGAAGGTAAGCCACGTCATATCAACAAGGCCACTTCATCCTGTGGAAAAGGGACCACCGACAGAGGTGCCACAAGCCTCCCAGGAAGCGCATGCCTGGGTTTTGGGGTGTATTTTTCTCCTGTCATAGTGGAAGCTTCCTTTTCCACAGGGAAGATCTTTCCCAAGCTAATTTAAACTAGTGTTTTGTGCTGTCTTCTTAGCACATAGAGCATACGTACTAGTTAGCGCCTGATTCCTGATCTAGTTAAGATACCAAGTGTCACGCAGTCAACCCCTCTGCCTCCATTTCTGGACAGCTCCCACACTCATGCTTGGCGACCCTCTTCCTTCCTGCTGCTCTGAGGGGGTCTTGCTGCTGGAGTTGACAGCCTGTGATGCCCTCGGTAATGGCGTTCCTCCACCTCCCACGACGACATCAGGAGTCTGGGTGTTTGGGGGTCTGTCAGTCCTGCCCCGTAACTGCATTCCTGATTTGCAAATACAGATGGGGTAAGGCAGCAACATCTAGTACCCATCAGATCATCACAGAACAGACTTCTGCTTTCAGGTAGGATAGAGTCTTGGGGGCCCGACTTACCCTGTGTTACGgactgaatagtgtcccccaaaacatgtgttgtacatcttaacccctgtacttgtggttataattcctTCTGGgaatacagttttctttgttatgttaatgaggcagtactactaccgggtgtgttttaagccaatcacttttgcgatataaaagagcagattaggcccaGAAGCAGCAAGCACAGATGATGGAAGATACGTAACACATGAAGATCGACAAAGAACCGAGGaacaaaagctgaaaagagacagggaccctccccagagctgacagagagagcctccccctagagccagcaccctgaatttgggcttctaacctcctatgagaaaataaatttgtttgttaaaggcgcccacttgtgatgtttctgttacagcagacaaaatacatgaaacgaTGGTTTGCAAGACATTGGCCAAGAGGTAATGAAGGACAGTGATCCCTGAGAGTGGAAAACAAATGAGGTGGCCCCTGTGATCAACCAGTTCCCTGCTGGGGGAGCTCCTGAGCCTGGTGCAGGGTGGAAAATGCCAGGCAGAGCCCAGCAGGCCCCCTTGACTGGGGAGACTACACTGAGAGACTGGGAGACCAAAATGGTGAAGTTCACAAGGCAGAGTATTAGGAGGAAGCTGCAAAGAGAACCCAGAAGTCTGCAGACAGCCCCCTCAAGTACTTAGCTGGATACTGATCAGCTCATGCATGTGAGAAAACTCGTTGAGGCCAAGAAGAACCATCTGGAAGGATTAGAGGGAACAGTGCCTGGAGCTCACACAAGGCCGGGAATAGGGCCTGTTCCTACCCGCCAGACTAGAGAACACCAAAACTCATGGGGCACTGGGCTGAGTGCACAGAGGGGTCTTCCCAGTAGTGGCGAAAAATGAATCCAAGTTCTGTTTGACTCTTTTATACATcttgctgatcttttttttttttttaaataaactgacATCATATCATGGAAACAtccatgtatttgtttttttatcattctttagatgaaagttcacagaataaactagtttctcattatcattttttttattcacacatattgtttcatgacattggttaacaaccccacgacatgtcaatgctctgttttcgaccttgggttccctgttaccagctttcttatcccctcctgccttccagtccttgcccctgggctggtgcgcccctttagtctcattctgttttatgggcctctctaatctttggctgaagggtgaacctcaggagtgacctcattactgagttgaaagggtgtccaggggccatacgtctcagggtttctctagtctttgtcaggccagcaaatctagtctttgtttttgagttagaattttgttctacatttttatccatctctgtccaggaccttctattgtgatccctgtcagagcagtcagtgatggtagccaggcatcatctggttgtactggactcagtctggtggaggccatggtatatgtggtccataagtcctttggactaacctttcccttgtatctttagctttCGTCATTCTTCCTTGGTCCTGAAGGGGCGAGAActgatcattttttaaatcttcttgtTGCTTAATTTCTATTCCATCACCtatctttaaatatttcatgCATGTTATTTAATATTCTGTATTTGATGGACaatgaatgctggacaatgaatagggaagaccgaagaatttgGTGTTGGAGTTGGCCCTTGACttgtgtgttggagaagaatgttgaatttaccacggactgccaaaagaatgaacaaatctgtcctggaagaagaacagccagaacgttccttggaagcaaggatggcgagactatgtctcgcatactttgagcatattatcaggagggatcagtccctggagaaagacatcatgcttggtgaagtatggTGTCatcgataaagaggaagaccctcaacaagatggattgccacagtggctgcaacaacgggctcaagcataacgattgtgaggatggctaaggaccaggcagtgtttcattctcttgtccatagggttgccatgggtaGGAACCagttcgatggcacctaacaacaacatttgatgATTGCAAAGCTGAAGCTTCTGAGGGTCTAAACATCCATCTAGGAagccctgggggcgtagtggttaagttacggctgctaaccaaaaggtctagagtttgaatccaccagacaccccttggaaactctatcaggcagttctattctgtcctacatggccgctatgagtcggagtaaacctgacggcagcgggtttgggtttttaaccCATTTAATCTGGGTTCTGCTGTCACTCCTGGTGGTTTGTTTTCTTGGTGATCTCTGAATGTGAGCTTATTTTGGTTGATCTTAGCTATGAAAAACTTAAGTTCTTGACTTAGATCACTTTATTTCAGTTTATTTCTGCCAGGGCCAGGCTCTACTAACCTGAAACCATTCCATCCCCCTTCCAGAGTCCTGGGTTAATCTTGGAATTGTACACTCAGCTTTCCCTCCTTGCTTTTGGCTCAAGGCCTGGTTTCAGAGGAGTCCCGTTTCTCGAGTTCTCACTGTCTCTcacttcccttcctctccccatCCCCTGGAGGATTCCCTCGCCTGTAGGAACCCAGAACACAACAAAGGTGCATGTTTGTGTCCGAGCTCCGTGCTTTAGGGCGGGAGGTACACTGGGCTGCCGGAGTCCTTTCCTCACAACTGGCTTCCTTAGTCCGCTCCACGTGCACGCCTGTGATGCCCCACACCACACCCACACATCTGGCTTCGTGCCCAAGTGGCAGTGCCCGCCATGGCCCCACACCACACCCACATAGTCTGGCTTGGTGCCCACACAGCAGTGCCTGCCATGGCCCCACACTGTACCCACACATCCAGCTCAGTGCTCGGGTGGCAGCGTTCAACACCTCTTCTTGGCCCCCAGCTCCTGAACCCACTCTCTGGGGAATCTTCTGGCAGGGCCTGACTCCCCCTGGAAGCTGAGGCTCGCCTTCCTTGAAGGTGGGGTCTGTAGTGACCGGGTCTTTGTCATTACTAGGTGGACTCTGAGGGGCCTGTGCTGGAGGCCTGGGCAGCAGACACACCAGCCCACAGTCTAGTTCCAGGTCGTGCGGGCAGCAATTCCTGCAGCAGGATCAAGTGAGAAAACTAGTTCAGGCCAGGAAGAACCATCTGGAAGGATTAAAGGGACACAAGCCCACCTCTTACTCCTTGTGATCACAGGAGACACTGCATCAGCAATCCTGACGGCCCACTCGGAGTCTTCTCAGAGTTTGCCGTGCACTAGCCAACCCAGGCCCTGTATGCTCTCTGCCTCT
The window above is part of the Elephas maximus indicus isolate mEleMax1 chromosome 2, mEleMax1 primary haplotype, whole genome shotgun sequence genome. Proteins encoded here:
- the LOC126062402 gene encoding uncharacterized protein LOC126062402, with protein sequence MFQSFQREKKWNSGATLLYGLQPQRKTTRRHLTHGIASPRMPTQGCYESESTQQQQVAPDLRWGFIPMTLMNCCPHDLELDCGLVCLLPRPPAQAPQSPPSNDKDPVTTDPTFKEGEPQLPGGVRPCQKIPQRVGSGAGGQEEVLNAATRALSWMCGYSVGPWQALLCGHQARLCGCGVGPWRALPLGHEARCVGVVWGITGVHVERTKEASCEERTPAAQCTSRPKARSSDTNMHLCCVLGSYRRGNPPGDGERKGSERQ